The Pseudomonas berkeleyensis genome includes a region encoding these proteins:
- a CDS encoding GTPase/DUF3482 domain-containing protein: MTEPLKLALVGHTNVGKTSLLRTLTRDIDFGEVSPRASTTRHVEGARLSVDGQALLELYDTPGLEDAIALLDYLERLDRPGERLDGPARLARFLEGSEARQRYEQEAKVLRQLLASDAGLYVIDVREPVLAKYRDELAVLNMCGRPLLPVLNFVASGSHRESEWREALARLGLHALVAFDSVAPPEDGERRLYESLALLLEKSRPQLQRLIEDHEAQRQTRRQAGNRLIAELLIDCAACRRSVAAQPVLEQGAITELRAAIRQREQRCVEALLRLYAFRRGDAMATDLPLLDGRWGDDLFNPETLKQLGIKVGGGMAAGAATGVGVDLLVGGLTLGAAAALGAVIGGSAQTLRNYGERLKGKLKGQRELTVDDAVLRLLALRQQQLLAALDVRGHAAMDAIALNAPQEALWRQGKLPAPLNVARAHPEWSSLNPGARLEDAERGEQVERLRSEISAS, from the coding sequence ATGACTGAGCCATTGAAACTCGCCCTGGTCGGCCACACCAATGTCGGCAAGACCTCGCTGCTGCGTACCCTGACCCGCGACATCGATTTCGGCGAGGTCTCGCCGCGCGCCAGCACCACCCGCCATGTCGAAGGCGCACGCCTGTCGGTGGATGGCCAGGCGCTGCTGGAGCTGTACGACACCCCGGGCCTGGAAGACGCCATCGCCCTGCTCGACTACCTGGAACGCCTCGACCGCCCCGGCGAGCGCCTGGATGGCCCGGCACGCCTGGCGCGTTTTCTCGAGGGCAGCGAGGCGCGCCAGCGTTACGAGCAGGAAGCCAAGGTACTGCGCCAGTTGCTGGCCTCCGATGCCGGGCTGTACGTGATCGACGTGCGCGAACCGGTGCTGGCCAAATACCGCGACGAACTGGCGGTACTCAACATGTGCGGCCGGCCGCTGCTGCCGGTGCTCAACTTCGTCGCCAGCGGCAGCCATCGTGAAAGCGAGTGGCGCGAGGCCCTGGCCCGCCTCGGCCTGCATGCGCTGGTGGCGTTCGACAGCGTTGCGCCACCCGAAGATGGCGAACGACGCCTGTATGAGAGTCTGGCCCTGCTGCTGGAGAAATCCCGCCCGCAGCTGCAACGGCTGATCGAAGATCACGAAGCGCAACGCCAGACCAGGCGCCAGGCCGGTAACCGGCTGATCGCCGAGCTGCTGATCGACTGCGCGGCCTGCCGTCGTAGCGTCGCCGCCCAGCCCGTGCTGGAGCAAGGCGCCATCACCGAATTGCGTGCTGCCATCCGCCAACGCGAGCAACGCTGCGTCGAAGCCCTACTACGCCTTTATGCCTTTCGCCGCGGCGATGCCATGGCCACCGACCTGCCACTGCTCGACGGCCGCTGGGGCGACGACCTGTTCAACCCGGAGACCCTCAAACAGCTCGGTATCAAGGTCGGCGGCGGCATGGCCGCTGGCGCCGCCACCGGTGTCGGCGTCGACCTGTTGGTCGGCGGCCTCACCCTCGGCGCGGCAGCAGCACTGGGCGCGGTGATCGGCGGCAGCGCACAGACCCTGCGCAACTACGGGGAAAGACTGAAGGGAAAATTGAAGGGCCAGCGCGAGCTGACCGTCGACGATGCCGTGCTGCGTCTGCTTGCCCTGCGCCAACAGCAGTTGCTGGCAGCACTGGACGTACGCGGCCACGCCGCCATGGACGCCATCGCGCTCAATGCCCCGCAGGAAGCGCTGTGGCGCCAGGGCAAGTTGCCGGCGCCACTGAACGTGGCCCGCGCTCACCCGGAGTGGTCATCTCTGAACCCCGGTGCCCGCCTGGAAGACGCCGAGCGCGGCGAACAGGTCGAACGCCTGCGCAGCGAAATCTCCGCCAGCTGA
- a CDS encoding cupin domain-containing protein, which translates to MINPSIGNLFADSEPPATGERFETLLKQRNLVVERILSSGRQEAVDYVQEQDEWVMLVRGEARLNLAGEVIDLIAGDYLFIPARVTHRVESTSEGALWLAVHLHPQVLPV; encoded by the coding sequence ATGATCAATCCCTCCATCGGCAACCTCTTCGCCGACAGCGAACCACCCGCCACAGGCGAGCGCTTCGAGACGTTGCTCAAGCAGCGCAACCTGGTGGTCGAGCGCATCCTCAGCTCTGGCCGCCAGGAGGCGGTGGACTACGTGCAGGAGCAGGACGAGTGGGTAATGCTGGTGCGTGGCGAGGCACGCCTGAACCTGGCTGGCGAGGTAATCGACCTGATTGCCGGCGACTACCTGTTCATCCCCGCCAGGGTGACCCACCGCGTCGAGTCCACCTCGGAGGGCGCGCTATGGCTGGCCGTTCACCTGCATCCGCAGGTGCTGCCGGTATAA
- a CDS encoding thymidylate synthase, whose protein sequence is MKQYLDLMRHVREHGTFKEDRTGTGTYSVFGHQMRFDLADGFPIVTTKKCHLRSIIIELLWFLQGDTNIKYLKDNGVSIWDEWADENGNLGPVYGYQWRSWPAPNGESIDQISKLIEMIKKNPDSRRLIVSAWNPALVEQMALPPCHALFQFYVADGKLSCQLYQRSADIFLGVPFNIASYALLTLMVAQVCGLQPGEFIWTGGDCHLYANHIEQTDLQLTRQPLPLPTMKLNPEVKDLFAFKFEDFELVGYEAHPHIKAPVAV, encoded by the coding sequence ATGAAACAGTACCTCGACCTGATGCGCCATGTGCGCGAGCACGGCACCTTCAAGGAAGACCGTACCGGTACCGGCACCTACAGCGTGTTCGGCCACCAGATGCGCTTCGACCTGGCCGATGGTTTCCCCATCGTCACCACCAAGAAATGCCACCTGCGTTCGATCATCATCGAACTGCTGTGGTTCCTGCAGGGCGATACCAACATCAAGTACCTGAAGGACAATGGCGTCAGCATCTGGGACGAGTGGGCCGACGAGAACGGTAATCTTGGTCCGGTATATGGCTACCAGTGGCGCAGCTGGCCGGCGCCCAATGGCGAGTCGATCGACCAGATCAGCAAGCTGATCGAGATGATCAAGAAGAACCCGGACTCGCGCCGCCTGATCGTCTCGGCCTGGAACCCGGCGCTGGTCGAGCAGATGGCGCTGCCGCCCTGCCACGCACTGTTCCAGTTCTACGTGGCGGACGGCAAGCTGAGCTGCCAGCTCTATCAGCGTTCGGCGGATATCTTCCTCGGCGTGCCCTTCAACATCGCCAGCTACGCGCTGCTGACCCTGATGGTGGCGCAGGTCTGCGGCCTGCAGCCGGGCGAGTTCATCTGGACGGGCGGCGACTGCCACCTGTATGCCAACCATATCGAGCAGACCGACCTGCAATTGACCCGTCAGCCGCTGCCGCTGCCGACCATGAAGCTCAACCCGGAAGTGAAGGATCTGTTCGCCTTCAAATTCGAGGACTTCGAGTTGGTAGGCTACGAAGCGCACCCGCATATCAAGGCGCCGGTGGCGGTGTGA
- the lgt gene encoding prolipoprotein diacylglyceryl transferase, whose protein sequence is MLPYPQIDPVALALGPLKIHWYGLMYLVGIGGAWWLASRRLNRFDATWNKEKLSDLVFWVAMGVILGGRLGYVLFYDLAAYIAEPAKILRIWEGGMSFHGGLIGVMLATWWFGKRNGKSFFELMDFIAPLVPIGLGAGRIGNFINAELWGKATDVPWAMVFPTDPQQLARHPSQLYQFALEGVALFTILWFYSRKPRPTMAVSGMFAVCYGIFRFIVEFVRVPDAQLGYLAFGWVTMGQILCIPMILAGLSLIAYAYKRQAAQGVAP, encoded by the coding sequence ATGCTGCCTTATCCGCAGATCGACCCGGTGGCCCTCGCTCTCGGGCCTTTGAAAATTCACTGGTACGGCCTGATGTACCTGGTCGGTATCGGCGGTGCCTGGTGGCTGGCTTCGCGGCGGCTGAACCGTTTCGATGCAACCTGGAACAAGGAGAAACTCTCCGACCTGGTGTTCTGGGTGGCCATGGGGGTGATCCTCGGCGGACGCCTGGGTTATGTCCTTTTTTACGATCTTGCAGCTTACATCGCCGAACCGGCGAAGATCCTGCGTATCTGGGAGGGCGGCATGTCCTTCCATGGCGGGCTGATCGGCGTGATGCTGGCCACCTGGTGGTTCGGCAAGCGCAACGGCAAGAGCTTCTTCGAGCTGATGGATTTCATCGCGCCGCTGGTGCCGATTGGCCTGGGTGCCGGGCGCATCGGCAACTTCATCAATGCCGAGCTGTGGGGCAAGGCCACCGACGTGCCGTGGGCGATGGTTTTTCCCACCGACCCGCAGCAACTGGCGCGCCACCCGTCGCAGCTGTACCAGTTCGCTCTGGAGGGCGTGGCGCTGTTCACCATCCTCTGGTTCTACTCGCGCAAGCCGCGCCCGACCATGGCGGTCTCCGGCATGTTCGCCGTGTGCTACGGCATCTTCCGTTTCATCGTCGAATTCGTCCGCGTGCCTGACGCCCAGCTCGGCTACCTGGCCTTCGGCTGGGTGACCATGGGCCAGATTCTCTGCATACCGATGATCCTCGCCGGCCTGAGCCTGATCGCCTATGCCTACAAGCGCCAGGCCGCCCAGGGAGTCGCGCCATGA
- a CDS encoding sulfite exporter TauE/SafE family protein, producing MELLLYLLLGAAAGVLAGLFGVGGGIIIVPVLVLSFTSHGLAPEILTHLAVGTSLATIVFTSINSTLEHHRRGAVRWPLFRWLTLGIVLGTVLGALTAAAIKGEWLQKIIGTFAVIIAIQLALDLKPRASRDVPGKPGLTAAGGVIGWASAIFGIGGGSLTVPFLVWRSVPMQQAVATSAACGLPIAIAGALSFIWTGWGNPQLPAWSLGFVYLPGLLGIALTSMFFARIGARLAHRLSPRLLKRLFALLLFSVGLSFLV from the coding sequence ATGGAACTGCTGCTGTACCTGCTGCTGGGGGCGGCGGCTGGCGTGCTGGCCGGCCTGTTCGGCGTAGGTGGCGGGATCATCATCGTTCCGGTGCTGGTGCTGAGCTTCACCTCGCACGGCCTCGCGCCCGAGATCCTGACCCATCTGGCAGTAGGCACGTCCTTGGCCACCATCGTCTTCACCTCGATCAACTCCACGCTCGAGCACCATCGCCGCGGCGCCGTGCGCTGGCCGCTGTTTCGTTGGTTGACGCTGGGTATCGTGCTCGGCACCGTGCTGGGGGCGCTGACGGCAGCGGCGATCAAGGGCGAATGGCTGCAGAAGATCATCGGCACTTTTGCCGTGATCATCGCCATCCAACTAGCGCTGGATCTGAAACCTCGTGCCAGCCGCGATGTCCCAGGCAAGCCCGGACTGACCGCTGCCGGTGGTGTGATTGGCTGGGCTTCGGCGATCTTCGGTATCGGTGGTGGTTCGCTGACCGTGCCGTTTCTGGTCTGGCGTAGCGTGCCGATGCAGCAGGCGGTAGCCACCTCGGCTGCCTGTGGCTTGCCCATTGCCATCGCCGGTGCCCTGAGTTTCATCTGGACGGGCTGGGGCAACCCGCAGTTGCCGGCATGGAGCCTGGGTTTCGTTTATCTGCCGGGGTTGCTGGGTATCGCGCTGACCAGCATGTTCTTCGCCCGTATCGGTGCGCGCCTGGCTCATCGCCTGTCGCCGCGCCTGCTCAAGCGTCTGTTTGCCCTGCTGTTGTTCAGCGTGGGTTTGAGTTTCCTCGTTTAA
- a CDS encoding NRDE family protein: protein MCLIVFAWRPENPLALRLAANRDEFYARPSAALGEWREAPGLFAGRDLEAGGTWLGITASGRFAALTNIRDPRQPNRTRSRGELSADFLRSDMSPQAYLQQVMRSAEQYAGFNLLLGDTTQLWHFNSHEGEARRLESGVYGLSNASLDTPWPKLVQARRALQTSTEADDETLMAIMADNRQAADHLLPDTGVGLATERLLSSIFITSAAYGTRASTALALRQDGSWRISERSFGPHGALLGEVSLER from the coding sequence ATGTGCCTGATCGTTTTTGCCTGGCGCCCGGAAAACCCGCTAGCCCTGCGCCTGGCGGCCAATCGCGATGAGTTCTACGCCCGCCCCAGCGCAGCACTGGGCGAATGGAGGGAGGCGCCGGGTCTGTTCGCCGGGCGCGATCTGGAGGCCGGAGGCACCTGGCTGGGCATCACGGCCAGTGGCCGTTTCGCCGCCCTGACCAATATCCGCGACCCGCGCCAGCCAAACCGTACCCGCTCGCGTGGTGAGCTGAGCGCAGACTTCCTGCGCAGCGACATGTCGCCGCAAGCCTACCTGCAGCAAGTCATGCGTAGCGCCGAGCAGTACGCCGGTTTCAACCTGCTACTCGGCGATACCACGCAACTCTGGCATTTCAACTCACACGAAGGTGAAGCGAGACGCCTTGAAAGCGGCGTCTACGGCCTGTCCAACGCCAGCCTCGATACGCCCTGGCCGAAGCTGGTACAGGCCAGAAGAGCGTTGCAGACCAGTACCGAAGCCGATGACGAAACCCTGATGGCAATCATGGCCGATAACCGGCAAGCCGCCGATCATCTGCTGCCAGACACCGGCGTCGGCCTGGCAACGGAGCGCCTGCTGTCGAGCATATTCATCACCAGCGCGGCATACGGCACACGCGCCAGCACCGCTCTGGCGTTACGGCAAGACGGCAGTTGGCGAATCAGCGAACGAAGCTTCGGCCCGCATGGCGCCTTGCTGGGCGAGGTCAGTCTGGAACGGTAG
- the ptsP gene encoding phosphoenolpyruvate--protein phosphotransferase, whose translation MLNTLRKIVQEVNAAKDLKAALTIIVQRVKEAMGSQVCSVYLLDPETNRFVLMATDGLNKRSIGKVSMAPSEGLVGLVGSREEPLNLEDAASHPRYRYFAETGEERYASFLGAPIIHHRRVMGVLVVQQKERRQFDEGEEAFLVTMSAQLAGVIAHAEATGTIRGLGRQGKGVQEAKFVGVPGAPGAAVGTAVVVLPPADLNVVPDRGVDDIEAELALFDKALGWVREDMQELSEKLATQLRKEELALFDVYLMMLDDAALGNEVRKIIRTGQWAQGALRQVVLDHVGRFELMDDAYLRERASDVRDLGRRLLAYLQEERKTSLVYPDNTILVSEELSPAMLGEVPEGKLAGLISVTGSGNSHVAIFARAMGIPTVMGVVDLPYSKIDGIKLIVDGYHGEVFTNPSDLLSKQYADVVEEERQLTEGLDALRELPCETLDGQRMPLWVNTGLLADVARAQQRGAEGVGLYRTEVPFMINERFPSEKEQLATYREQLQAFHPLPVTMRTLDIGGDKALSYFPIKEENPFLGWRGIRVTLDHPEIFLVQVRAMLKASEGLNNLRILMPMISGIQELEEALHLIHRAWGEVRDEGTDVPLPPIGVMIEIPAAVYQTRELARQVDFLSVGSNDLTQYLLAVDRNNPRVADLYDFLHPAVLQALQKVVNDAHAEGKPVSICGEMAGDPAAAVLLLAMGFDSLSMNATNLPKVKWLLRQITQSKASDLLSQVMTMDNPHLIYSTLHLALRNLGLGRVINPASNIQA comes from the coding sequence ATGCTCAATACGCTGCGCAAGATCGTCCAGGAAGTGAACGCCGCCAAGGATCTCAAGGCGGCGCTGACGATCATCGTGCAGCGAGTGAAGGAGGCCATGGGCAGTCAGGTCTGCTCGGTCTACCTGCTCGACCCGGAAACCAACCGTTTCGTGCTGATGGCCACCGATGGCCTCAACAAGCGCTCCATCGGCAAGGTCAGCATGGCGCCGAGTGAAGGCCTGGTCGGCCTGGTCGGTAGCCGTGAAGAGCCGCTCAACCTCGAAGACGCCGCCAGCCACCCACGTTATCGCTACTTCGCCGAGACCGGTGAGGAGCGCTACGCCTCCTTCCTCGGGGCGCCGATCATCCACCACCGTCGGGTGATGGGCGTGCTGGTGGTGCAGCAGAAGGAGCGCCGTCAGTTCGACGAAGGTGAAGAAGCCTTCCTCGTCACCATGAGCGCGCAGCTCGCCGGCGTTATCGCCCATGCCGAGGCCACTGGCACCATCCGTGGTCTGGGCCGTCAGGGCAAGGGTGTGCAGGAGGCCAAGTTCGTCGGCGTGCCGGGTGCGCCCGGCGCTGCCGTGGGCACCGCCGTAGTGGTGCTGCCACCGGCTGACCTCAACGTCGTGCCGGATCGCGGTGTCGACGATATCGAGGCCGAGCTGGCGCTGTTCGACAAGGCGCTGGGCTGGGTGCGCGAGGACATGCAGGAGCTGTCCGAAAAGCTCGCCACGCAGCTGCGCAAGGAAGAACTGGCGCTGTTCGACGTCTATCTGATGATGCTCGACGATGCCGCCCTGGGTAACGAGGTGCGCAAGATCATCCGCACCGGGCAGTGGGCTCAGGGGGCGCTGCGCCAGGTGGTGCTCGACCATGTCGGGCGCTTCGAGTTGATGGACGATGCCTACCTGCGCGAACGTGCCTCCGACGTGCGTGACCTCGGCCGGCGTCTGCTCGCCTACCTGCAGGAAGAGCGCAAGACCTCCCTGGTCTACCCGGACAACACCATCCTGGTCAGCGAGGAATTGTCGCCCGCGATGCTCGGTGAGGTGCCTGAAGGCAAGCTCGCAGGCCTGATCTCGGTCACGGGGTCAGGCAACTCCCATGTAGCGATCTTCGCTCGGGCCATGGGTATTCCCACGGTGATGGGCGTAGTCGATCTGCCTTACTCGAAGATCGACGGCATCAAGCTGATCGTCGATGGCTACCACGGTGAAGTCTTCACCAACCCCAGCGATCTGCTGAGCAAGCAGTACGCCGACGTGGTCGAGGAGGAGCGCCAGCTCACCGAAGGCCTCGATGCCTTACGCGAGCTGCCCTGCGAGACGCTCGATGGCCAGCGCATGCCGTTGTGGGTCAACACCGGTCTGCTCGCCGATGTGGCGCGCGCGCAGCAGCGTGGCGCCGAGGGCGTCGGTCTGTACCGTACCGAAGTGCCGTTCATGATCAACGAGCGCTTCCCTAGCGAGAAGGAACAACTGGCCACCTACCGTGAGCAGTTGCAGGCCTTCCATCCGCTGCCGGTGACCATGCGTACGCTGGATATTGGTGGCGACAAGGCACTCTCCTATTTCCCGATCAAGGAAGAGAACCCCTTCCTCGGTTGGCGCGGTATCCGCGTGACGCTCGACCACCCGGAAATCTTCCTGGTGCAGGTGCGGGCGATGCTCAAGGCCAGCGAAGGGCTGAACAACCTGCGCATCCTGATGCCGATGATTTCCGGTATCCAGGAGCTGGAAGAAGCGCTGCACCTGATTCACCGCGCCTGGGGCGAAGTGCGCGACGAGGGCACTGACGTACCGTTGCCGCCAATCGGCGTGATGATCGAGATTCCTGCCGCGGTCTATCAGACTCGCGAGCTGGCGCGTCAGGTCGACTTCCTCTCGGTCGGCTCCAACGACCTGACGCAGTACCTGCTGGCAGTGGATCGCAACAACCCGCGGGTGGCCGACCTCTACGACTTCCTCCACCCGGCTGTACTGCAGGCACTGCAGAAGGTGGTCAACGACGCTCACGCCGAAGGCAAGCCGGTGAGCATCTGCGGCGAGATGGCCGGCGATCCGGCGGCCGCCGTGCTGCTGCTGGCCATGGGCTTCGACTCCCTGTCGATGAACGCCACCAACCTGCCCAAGGTGAAATGGCTGCTGCGCCAGATCACCCAGAGCAAGGCCAGCGACCTGCTCAGTCAGGTGATGACCATGGACAACCCGCACCTGATTTACAGCACCCTGCACCTGGCGCTGCGCAATCTCGGCCTGGGTCGGGTGATCAACCCCGCCTCGAATATTCAGGCCTGA